A genomic window from Leptolyngbya sp. BL0902 includes:
- a CDS encoding phycobilisome rod-core linker polypeptide gives MSLPLLNYSPSSQNQRVANIDVGGDRQPRIFSTDDVYSGTGMDALIEAAYRQMFFHAFKCDRQIFLESQLRNGQITVRDFIRGLALSPTFYNSFFAKNSNYKFVEHCVQKILGREVYNEREKIAWSIVVANKGIQGLVDALLDSEEYLTNFGYNTVPYQRRRVLPGKGEGDLPIHISNPRYDAYHRNQLGFPQIIWQSQVKRFVPQDKQATAGNPSLFLSMARNIGATGAAPARVSVGDINIATAVPYRKLSD, from the coding sequence GTGTCTCTTCCGTTACTAAACTATTCTCCGTCCAGCCAAAACCAGCGGGTTGCCAACATCGACGTGGGCGGCGACCGTCAGCCCCGGATTTTCTCCACCGACGATGTCTACAGCGGCACCGGAATGGATGCCCTGATTGAGGCGGCCTATCGGCAGATGTTCTTCCACGCCTTCAAGTGTGATCGTCAGATCTTCCTGGAGTCTCAACTGCGGAACGGACAAATCACCGTGCGCGACTTCATCCGGGGGTTGGCGCTGTCTCCCACCTTCTACAACAGCTTCTTTGCCAAAAACAGCAACTACAAGTTTGTTGAGCACTGCGTCCAAAAAATCCTGGGCCGCGAAGTGTACAACGAGCGCGAAAAGATTGCTTGGTCTATTGTGGTCGCCAACAAGGGTATTCAGGGCCTCGTGGATGCGTTGCTCGATAGCGAAGAGTATCTGACCAACTTCGGCTACAACACCGTGCCTTACCAGCGCCGTCGGGTGCTTCCTGGTAAGGGTGAAGGCGATCTGCCCATCCACATCAGCAACCCCCGCTACGACGCCTACCACCGCAACCAACTGGGCTTCCCCCAAATCATTTGGCAGTCCCAGGTCAAGCGGTTTGTACCCCAAGACAAGCAGGCCACCGCTGGCAACCCCAGCCTCTTCCTGTCCATGGCCCGCAACATCGGCGCAACGGGCGCGGCTCCGGCTCGTGTTTCCGTGGGCGACATCAACATCGCCACCGCTGTACCCTACCGCAAGCTGTCTGACTAG
- a CDS encoding form I ribulose bisphosphate carboxylase large subunit produces the protein MSYSQTTTQSKAGYSAGVKDYKLTYYTPDYTPKDTDILAAFRMTPQPGVPPEECAAAVAAESSTGTWTTVWTDLLTDMDRYKGRCYDIEPVPGEDNQYICYVAYPLDLFEEGSVTNLLTSLVGNVFGFKALRALRLEDLRIPVAYLKTFQGPPHGIQVERDRLNKYGRPLLGCTIKPKLGLSAKNYGRAVYEALRGGLDFTKDDENINSQPFQRWRDRFLFVADAIHKSQAETGEIKGHYLNVTAATCEEMLKRAEYAKELDMPIVMHDFLTAGFTANTTLSHWCRDNGVLLHIHRAMHAVIDRQKNHGIHFRVLAKCLRMSGGDHIHTGTVVGKLEGDRAGTLGFVDLLRENYVERDPSRGVYFTQDWASMAGVMAVASGGIHVWHMPALVEIFGDDSVLQFGGGTLGHPWGNAPGATANRVALEACVQARNEGRDLTREGGDIIREACKWSPELAAACELWKEIKFEFDTVDTL, from the coding sequence ATGTCTTACTCTCAGACAACGACTCAGTCAAAAGCGGGCTATAGCGCTGGTGTAAAGGACTATAAGCTGACCTATTACACCCCCGACTACACCCCCAAAGATACCGATATCCTGGCGGCATTCCGGATGACCCCCCAGCCCGGTGTGCCCCCCGAAGAGTGCGCCGCTGCTGTGGCCGCTGAATCCTCTACGGGTACCTGGACCACCGTGTGGACCGACCTGCTGACCGACATGGATCGGTACAAAGGTCGTTGCTACGACATCGAGCCGGTGCCCGGTGAAGACAACCAATACATTTGCTACGTGGCCTACCCCCTCGACCTGTTCGAGGAAGGTTCTGTCACCAACCTGCTGACCTCCCTAGTGGGGAACGTGTTCGGCTTCAAAGCCCTACGCGCCCTGCGTCTGGAAGACCTGCGGATTCCCGTGGCCTACCTGAAGACCTTCCAAGGCCCTCCCCACGGTATCCAAGTGGAGCGCGACCGTCTGAACAAGTATGGTCGTCCTCTGCTGGGTTGTACCATCAAGCCCAAGCTGGGTCTGTCCGCCAAGAACTATGGCCGTGCGGTCTACGAAGCTCTGCGCGGTGGTCTAGACTTCACCAAAGACGACGAAAACATCAACTCCCAGCCCTTCCAGCGCTGGCGTGATCGCTTCCTGTTTGTGGCCGACGCGATCCACAAGTCCCAGGCTGAAACCGGGGAAATCAAGGGTCACTACCTGAACGTGACCGCCGCTACCTGCGAAGAAATGCTGAAGCGGGCCGAGTACGCCAAGGAACTCGACATGCCCATCGTCATGCATGACTTCCTCACCGCTGGCTTCACCGCCAACACCACCCTGTCCCACTGGTGCCGTGACAACGGCGTTCTGCTGCACATTCACCGCGCCATGCACGCTGTGATCGACCGTCAGAAGAACCACGGGATCCACTTCCGCGTGCTGGCCAAGTGTCTGCGGATGTCCGGTGGTGACCACATCCACACTGGTACCGTGGTCGGTAAGCTGGAAGGCGACCGCGCTGGCACCCTCGGCTTCGTAGACCTGCTGCGCGAAAACTACGTCGAGCGCGACCCCTCTCGCGGGGTGTACTTCACCCAAGACTGGGCTTCCATGGCTGGCGTCATGGCCGTGGCTTCCGGTGGTATCCACGTGTGGCACATGCCCGCACTGGTGGAAATCTTCGGCGACGACTCCGTGCTTCAGTTCGGTGGTGGTACTCTCGGCCACCCCTGGGGTAACGCTCCTGGTGCAACCGCCAACCGCGTGGCTCTGGAAGCTTGCGTTCAGGCCCGTAACGAAGGCCGCGACCTCACCCGCGAAGGCGGCGACATCATCCGCGAAGCTTGCAAGTGGTCTCCCGAACTGGCGGCTGCCTGCGAACTGTGGAAGGAAATCAAGTTCGAGTTCGACACCGTTGACACCCTCTAA
- the rcbX gene encoding RuBisCO chaperone RbcX, whose amino-acid sequence MDLKQAAKDTAKVLTSYLTFQAVKTVLSQLKETNPAQAYWLNTFSSKDALQDGETYLTALMAEKPDMAMRIMTVRQHIAEEICEFLPEMVIANLQQANMEHRRQHLERLTQLGDADHLDQSETLSTLEVPQESTTDGEHVPE is encoded by the coding sequence ATGGACCTTAAGCAAGCGGCCAAGGACACCGCTAAGGTGCTGACCAGCTATCTGACCTTCCAGGCCGTGAAAACGGTGTTGAGTCAGCTTAAGGAAACCAACCCTGCCCAAGCCTATTGGCTGAATACCTTTTCTTCCAAAGACGCGCTCCAGGATGGAGAAACCTATCTGACAGCGCTGATGGCGGAAAAGCCAGACATGGCCATGCGCATCATGACGGTTCGGCAGCACATTGCAGAGGAAATCTGCGAATTTTTGCCGGAAATGGTGATCGCCAACCTTCAGCAAGCCAATATGGAACACCGCCGCCAGCATTTAGAGCGCCTGACTCAATTGGGCGATGCCGACCATCTGGATCAATCGGAGACCCTTAGCACCCTGGAGGTGCCCCAGGAATCCACCACCGATGGAGAGCACGTCCCGGAGTAG
- a CDS encoding ribulose bisphosphate carboxylase small subunit produces the protein MKTLPKERRYETMSYLPPLTDAQIERQIAYILKMGYFPAVEFNEDSNPEAYYWTMWKLPMFNATSTQEVLSEVQACRSEYSNCFIRVVGFDNVKQCQIASFIVHKPGASTYRY, from the coding sequence ATGAAAACTCTGCCTAAAGAGCGTCGTTACGAAACGATGTCCTACCTGCCCCCTCTGACCGATGCGCAGATTGAGCGGCAAATCGCCTACATCCTGAAAATGGGCTACTTCCCGGCTGTGGAGTTTAACGAAGACTCCAACCCCGAAGCCTACTACTGGACGATGTGGAAGCTGCCCATGTTCAACGCTACCTCCACCCAGGAAGTGCTGAGCGAAGTGCAAGCTTGCCGCTCCGAGTACTCCAACTGCTTCATCCGCGTGGTCGGCTTCGACAACGTGAAACAGTGTCAGATTGCTAGCTTCATCGTGCACAAACCCGGTGCTAGCACCTATCGCTACTAA
- a CDS encoding DUF1348 family protein, protein MTSTPLVPPFTREIAVAKVRMAEDAWNSRDPNRVALAYTEDSHWRNRAEIFQGRDAIRAFLHRKWDKELDYRLVKELWAFGENRIAVRFQYEWHDDAGQWYRAYGNENWEFAENGLMRRREASINDRPIATEDRRFFWSAPGPRPQDHPGLINAPI, encoded by the coding sequence ATGACCTCTACTCCCCTTGTTCCCCCCTTCACCCGTGAGATTGCCGTTGCCAAAGTCCGCATGGCCGAAGACGCCTGGAACAGCCGAGACCCCAACCGCGTGGCCTTGGCCTACACGGAGGACAGCCACTGGCGCAATCGGGCCGAAATTTTCCAGGGCCGCGACGCCATCCGTGCCTTTTTGCATCGTAAGTGGGATAAAGAACTGGACTATCGCCTGGTCAAAGAACTGTGGGCCTTTGGCGAAAACCGGATTGCTGTCCGCTTTCAATACGAGTGGCATGATGATGCCGGACAGTGGTATCGCGCCTATGGCAACGAAAACTGGGAGTTTGCCGAGAATGGGTTGATGCGTCGTCGCGAAGCCAGCATTAACGACCGACCCATCGCCACCGAAGACCGCCGCTTCTTTTGGTCTGCCCCTGGCCCGCGTCCCCAAGACCATCCTGGCTTGATTAACGCTCCGATCTAA
- the cynS gene encoding cyanase: MTLSTATETLLAAKKASGLSFADLEAKTGYDEVWIASVFYRQASASLEEATQLIEAIGGDAALIEALTDFPVKGGLDPVIPTDPLIYRFYEIMQVYGMPMKAVIHEKFGDGIMSAIDFTLDVEKVEDPKGDRVKVIMNGKFLPYKKW, translated from the coding sequence ATGACTCTTTCCACCGCTACAGAAACGCTACTAGCTGCTAAGAAAGCTTCTGGTCTTAGCTTTGCCGACCTCGAAGCCAAAACGGGCTATGACGAAGTATGGATCGCCTCAGTGTTTTACCGTCAAGCCAGTGCTTCGCTGGAGGAAGCTACGCAGTTGATTGAAGCCATTGGCGGTGATGCGGCTTTGATTGAGGCCCTCACGGATTTTCCGGTAAAAGGTGGTCTAGATCCTGTCATCCCCACCGACCCCCTCATCTATCGCTTCTATGAAATCATGCAGGTCTATGGGATGCCGATGAAAGCTGTGATTCACGAAAAATTTGGCGACGGCATTATGAGCGCTATTGACTTCACCTTAGATGTTGAAAAAGTTGAAGACCCCAAGGGAGATCGAGTCAAGGTCATCATGAACGGCAAGTTTCTGCCCTACAAAAAGTGGTGA
- a CDS encoding ABC transporter ATP-binding protein translates to MRTAPVNSYLSADVPSDTAQLSIRNVSKVFPGKRGFINKLSGKTSRDFVAIQDINLEIEPNTFVSIIGPSGCGKSTLLNMIAGLSSISGGEILLNGQPIIGPGPDRGMVFQNYALMPWMTVEENLRFAIETVHPHLSSKQRNRVIKEHIQLVGLVGAEQKHPHELSGGMRQRVGIARALAIDPQILLMDEPFGALDALTRGFLQDEVERIWEQKRKTVIMITHSIEEALLLSDRIVMMTRGPEARIDEILEVPFPRPRNRETIDQHPAYHDLKAEMESHLYRETRAVEEARIRK, encoded by the coding sequence ATGAGAACAGCTCCTGTGAATAGCTATCTTTCGGCGGATGTGCCCTCAGATACCGCTCAGCTTTCTATCCGTAACGTCTCTAAAGTCTTTCCCGGAAAACGCGGCTTTATCAACAAGCTCTCTGGCAAAACCAGTCGCGATTTCGTGGCTATTCAAGACATCAACCTGGAGATTGAGCCCAATACCTTTGTGTCGATTATTGGCCCTTCCGGCTGTGGTAAATCGACCCTGCTGAATATGATTGCAGGTCTCAGTTCTATCAGCGGTGGCGAAATCCTGCTCAATGGTCAGCCAATTATCGGCCCAGGGCCAGATCGGGGCATGGTATTTCAAAACTATGCCCTCATGCCCTGGATGACGGTGGAAGAAAACCTGCGCTTTGCTATCGAAACGGTTCATCCTCACCTGTCTTCTAAACAGCGAAATCGGGTCATTAAAGAGCACATTCAACTAGTTGGCTTAGTGGGAGCAGAACAGAAGCATCCCCACGAGCTTTCGGGTGGGATGCGACAGCGGGTAGGCATTGCCCGTGCCCTTGCCATTGACCCTCAGATTTTGCTCATGGACGAGCCCTTTGGTGCCTTGGATGCTCTGACTCGTGGCTTTTTGCAGGACGAAGTAGAGCGCATTTGGGAGCAAAAGCGGAAAACCGTCATTATGATTACCCACAGCATTGAAGAAGCCTTGTTGTTGAGTGATCGCATCGTTATGATGACCCGTGGCCCTGAGGCTCGCATTGATGAAATTCTGGAAGTACCTTTTCCGCGTCCTCGCAACCGGGAAACCATTGATCAACACCCTGCCTACCATGATCTCAAGGCTGAGATGGAAAGCCATCTCTACCGTGAAACCCGGGCTGTGGAGGAGGCTCGAATTCGGAAATAA
- the ntrB gene encoding nitrate ABC transporter permease produces MAVSQPTPVGLSPTISKDPWWHNESIKAAGLFILSLSLFLIFWEIGAKAGWFVRGVPTASETIQAFWWWVSNPFFNNGPNDLGIGWSLLISLRRVAIGYILASLVAVPVGILVGMSPVAYKAFNPYIQLLKPVSPLAWLPLGLYLLRDSEKTGIFIIFISSIWPTLINTTFGVANVNQDYLDVANTLGASRLRTIWKVIIPAALPNIVSGLRISMGIAWLVIVAAEMLLGTGLGYFIWNEWNNLSIANILVAIFIIGLVGLTLDSLFAALEKFVAFGRNS; encoded by the coding sequence ATGGCCGTGAGTCAACCAACACCTGTGGGTCTTTCGCCCACCATCAGTAAAGACCCCTGGTGGCACAATGAAAGCATCAAAGCGGCTGGCCTATTTATCCTTTCCCTCAGTCTGTTTTTAATCTTCTGGGAAATTGGGGCCAAGGCCGGTTGGTTTGTTAGAGGCGTGCCCACGGCCAGCGAAACCATTCAAGCTTTTTGGTGGTGGGTTAGCAACCCTTTTTTCAACAACGGCCCCAACGATCTTGGGATTGGATGGAGTTTGCTGATTAGCTTACGCCGGGTGGCCATTGGCTACATTTTAGCGTCTCTAGTGGCAGTTCCGGTCGGGATTTTAGTGGGCATGTCTCCCGTCGCCTACAAAGCCTTTAATCCCTACATTCAGCTCCTCAAACCCGTGTCGCCCCTAGCCTGGTTGCCCCTAGGGCTATACCTACTGCGAGACTCTGAAAAAACTGGGATCTTTATCATCTTTATTTCCAGCATTTGGCCCACGCTAATCAACACAACGTTCGGCGTTGCCAATGTCAACCAAGACTACCTAGATGTTGCAAATACCCTGGGAGCTTCGCGCCTGCGTACCATCTGGAAGGTGATTATTCCTGCGGCCCTACCTAATATCGTGTCGGGCTTACGCATCAGCATGGGAATTGCTTGGCTAGTGATCGTAGCGGCAGAAATGCTGCTTGGCACAGGTCTAGGCTACTTTATCTGGAACGAATGGAATAATCTGTCGATTGCCAATATCTTAGTGGCAATCTTTATCATTGGGCTAGTTGGATTGACTCTAGATAGCCTATTTGCAGCTCTGGAAAAATTTGTTGCCTTTGGTCGAAACTCATGA
- a CDS encoding ABC transporter substrate-binding protein — protein sequence MGLDQPCRTCGTVHFTTDHASFLQTMPQDPVDMVDDLVKMGLYKENQLRAADAVNAYELRKALFLKRVGRNDPQRERLILALCKQAGGLENAFAAAFGPQAGLFFADSIRNSGATRREFLRNMAVGAALVTLASCAGGSGPGEEAAEAPIDTSNLEKTDIRVGFIPITCATPIIMSEPLGFYERYGFNATTVRMPSWGAVRDSAIAGELDAYHMLAPMPIAMTLGMGSPSFGVRLASIQNINGQAITIAERHRGNVNGPEDFRGFVIGVPFPYSMHNLLIRYYLASGGLNPDTDVQIRPVPPPDSIAQLIAGDIDAMLMPDPFNQRAVFEEAGFIHMLTKDLWDGHPCCAFTASDTWMEAHPNAFRALNKAIIEAAGYARNPANRAEIAAAISGRAYLNQPPEVVEAVLTGNFEDGQGNTQSVPDRIDFDPYPWQSFAKWISSQLLRWDIQGEGRVADIINDDTFTSIGEDIFLTDLARELAQELGQNPPTETSREEQLAFDTFDPADPGAYVQSQLDQFGI from the coding sequence ATGGGGCTAGATCAGCCCTGCCGCACCTGTGGCACGGTCCATTTCACCACCGATCATGCCTCGTTTTTACAAACCATGCCCCAAGACCCGGTGGACATGGTGGATGACCTGGTGAAAATGGGCCTTTACAAGGAAAATCAGCTGCGGGCCGCCGATGCCGTGAATGCCTACGAACTGCGGAAGGCACTTTTCTTGAAGCGAGTGGGCCGCAACGATCCGCAGCGCGAAAGGCTGATTTTGGCCCTGTGCAAACAGGCCGGGGGGCTAGAGAATGCCTTTGCCGCTGCCTTTGGGCCGCAGGCAGGTTTGTTTTTTGCCGATTCTATCCGCAATAGTGGTGCCACCCGGCGGGAGTTTCTGCGCAACATGGCGGTAGGGGCAGCTCTTGTGACCCTAGCCAGTTGTGCGGGGGGAAGTGGCCCTGGGGAGGAGGCCGCTGAAGCCCCCATAGACACCAGCAACCTGGAAAAAACCGATATTCGGGTGGGCTTTATTCCCATTACCTGCGCGACGCCGATTATTATGTCGGAGCCCTTGGGCTTTTACGAGCGCTATGGGTTCAATGCCACTACGGTGAGGATGCCAAGTTGGGGAGCGGTGCGCGATTCGGCCATTGCCGGAGAACTGGATGCCTACCACATGCTGGCTCCCATGCCCATCGCCATGACTCTAGGGATGGGGTCTCCATCCTTTGGGGTGCGTCTGGCCAGCATCCAAAATATCAACGGACAGGCCATTACCATCGCCGAGCGGCACCGAGGCAACGTCAACGGCCCCGAAGATTTCCGAGGATTCGTCATTGGAGTACCCTTTCCCTACTCCATGCACAACCTGCTGATCCGCTACTACCTAGCCTCCGGTGGGCTGAACCCTGACACCGATGTGCAGATTCGCCCCGTGCCCCCTCCAGACAGCATCGCCCAGCTTATTGCGGGAGACATTGATGCCATGCTGATGCCGGATCCCTTTAATCAGCGGGCCGTGTTTGAAGAGGCAGGCTTTATCCATATGCTCACCAAGGATCTGTGGGATGGCCATCCCTGCTGCGCCTTCACCGCCAGCGACACCTGGATGGAAGCGCATCCCAACGCCTTCCGTGCCCTCAACAAGGCCATCATTGAGGCGGCGGGCTATGCCCGCAACCCGGCTAATCGCGCTGAAATTGCAGCGGCCATCTCCGGTCGAGCCTACCTCAACCAGCCCCCAGAGGTTGTAGAAGCAGTGCTGACGGGCAATTTTGAAGACGGTCAGGGCAATACCCAATCAGTGCCCGACCGGATTGACTTTGATCCCTATCCCTGGCAGAGCTTTGCCAAATGGATTTCATCCCAACTGCTGCGCTGGGATATTCAGGGAGAGGGCCGTGTGGCTGACATCATCAACGATGACACCTTTACCAGCATTGGCGAAGACATCTTCCTCACCGATCTAGCCCGCGAGCTTGCCCAGGAGTTAGGGCAAAATCCACCCACTGAAACCTCACGGGAGGAACAGCTAGCCTTCGATACCTTTGACCCCGCTGATCCTGGGGCCTATGTTCAATCCCAACTCGATCAATTTGGAATCTAG
- a CDS encoding response regulator — protein MSEKTILVIEDEAQTRNIFLKCLEFEGFHAVGASDGTSGVSLAQQHRPHLVVCDIMMPDMDGYAVLSALRKSRQTTGIPLIFLTAKVTMADLRRGMELGADDYLTKPCTVDQFLAAINTRLQRQDQLSSLYDRGGIASLETPYLPAPGALSPLDLSLGQGDREPSKAGDSSANQPDFFPNDPKLTYVFQFIEAHFCQPISLKDVAQAAGYSPAYLTSLVQTHTGRTVKQWIIERRMAQARYLLTNTNQSVRAIAEAAGYGDAGYFTRQFRQFHGVSPQFWRQNSVA, from the coding sequence ATGTCTGAAAAAACAATTTTGGTCATTGAAGACGAGGCCCAAACTCGCAATATTTTTCTCAAGTGTTTAGAGTTTGAAGGCTTCCATGCTGTGGGCGCAAGCGATGGCACCAGTGGCGTCAGCCTAGCCCAGCAGCATCGGCCCCATCTAGTGGTTTGCGACATTATGATGCCCGATATGGACGGCTATGCAGTCCTGTCTGCCCTACGTAAATCTCGCCAAACCACTGGAATTCCGCTAATTTTTCTCACGGCTAAAGTCACGATGGCTGATCTGCGTCGGGGGATGGAACTAGGAGCTGACGATTACCTGACTAAGCCCTGCACCGTAGATCAATTTCTAGCCGCCATCAATACCCGGTTGCAGCGCCAGGATCAGCTTTCTAGCCTCTACGACAGAGGCGGAATAGCCTCCCTAGAGACGCCATACCTCCCAGCACCAGGGGCTTTGAGCCCCCTCGACTTGTCACTTGGACAAGGGGATAGGGAACCTTCTAAGGCAGGAGATTCCTCCGCTAACCAGCCTGATTTTTTTCCCAATGATCCTAAACTGACCTACGTGTTCCAGTTCATTGAAGCTCATTTTTGCCAGCCCATCAGCCTCAAGGATGTGGCCCAGGCTGCGGGCTATTCCCCCGCCTATTTAACGAGTCTTGTGCAAACCCACACCGGACGCACGGTGAAGCAGTGGATCATTGAGCGGCGCATGGCCCAAGCTCGCTATTTGCTGACGAACACCAATCAATCCGTTCGCGCCATTGCAGAAGCGGCTGGCTATGGGGATGCCGGGTACTTTACCCGACAGTTTCGGCAATTCCACGGGGTTTCCCCCCAGTTCTGGAGGCAAAATTCTGTAGCGTAA
- a CDS encoding PAS domain-containing sensor histidine kinase, which translates to MTQTFWLPSRVAPEPAPLGQELEHLRRQHRLILNAVGEGIYGLDLEGNVTFVNPAAAAMIGWSAEELIGQPMHAVTHHSRENGQPYRREDCPIYAAFQDGGVRRITHEVFWRKDGTSFPVEYISTPMRDEEGHLIGTVVTFQDITQRRWAEQILQRANEELEQKVQERTAELQAANQQLQQLSDMRSRFVSMVCHEFRNPLNTIALSVSSLHRYDTQLRPEEKTDYLRAINTNVERMTQMIDDILVIGKIEAKVLEVNPQPLDVAAFCQGLLAEPDYDRPQAPIQLICRHRHLWAEVDERLLRSILGNLLSNAIRYSPDLGAIALTLTGRQGRLTFRVRDMGMGIPLSDRRDLFKPFHRGRNVSNIPGTGLGLSIVKQFVDLQNGTIDVTSRQGQGTTFTVRLPWHLTAKTVSNHRF; encoded by the coding sequence ATGACCCAAACCTTTTGGTTGCCCTCCCGTGTAGCCCCAGAACCTGCCCCCCTTGGCCAAGAGCTGGAGCATTTGCGCCGTCAGCATCGCCTGATTCTCAATGCTGTAGGCGAAGGGATCTATGGCCTGGATTTGGAGGGTAATGTCACCTTTGTGAACCCAGCGGCAGCGGCAATGATCGGCTGGTCGGCGGAGGAACTGATTGGCCAACCTATGCATGCCGTGACGCACCATTCCCGCGAGAATGGTCAGCCCTATCGACGGGAGGACTGCCCGATTTATGCGGCGTTTCAGGATGGTGGCGTGCGGCGCATTACCCATGAGGTGTTTTGGCGAAAGGACGGCACCAGCTTTCCGGTGGAATATATCAGTACGCCCATGCGCGATGAGGAGGGCCATCTGATCGGTACCGTTGTTACCTTTCAGGACATTACCCAGCGGCGGTGGGCCGAGCAGATTTTGCAGCGGGCCAACGAGGAACTGGAGCAAAAGGTGCAGGAGCGCACCGCCGAGTTGCAGGCCGCCAACCAACAGCTTCAGCAGCTTAGCGACATGCGCTCTCGGTTTGTGTCCATGGTCTGCCACGAGTTCCGTAACCCGCTGAACACCATTGCCCTGTCGGTGTCCTCCCTCCACCGCTACGATACCCAACTGCGCCCGGAGGAAAAAACCGACTATCTGCGGGCCATCAATACCAATGTGGAGCGCATGACCCAGATGATTGACGACATTCTGGTGATTGGCAAAATTGAGGCCAAGGTGCTGGAGGTGAATCCGCAGCCGCTGGACGTTGCGGCTTTTTGCCAAGGGCTGCTGGCAGAGCCAGACTATGACCGCCCCCAGGCTCCGATTCAGCTGATCTGCCGCCATCGCCACCTGTGGGCTGAGGTGGACGAACGGCTGTTGCGGTCGATTTTGGGCAACCTTCTATCCAACGCCATCCGCTATAGCCCTGATCTTGGAGCCATTGCCCTAACGCTGACCGGACGGCAGGGTCGCCTCACCTTCCGAGTGCGGGATATGGGGATGGGCATTCCCCTCAGCGACCGCCGCGACCTGTTCAAGCCGTTCCATCGAGGCCGCAACGTCAGCAATATCCCTGGCACGGGGCTGGGGCTGAGTATCGTTAAACAGTTTGTGGACTTACAAAATGGCACCATTGACGTGACCAGCCGCCAGGGCCAGGGCACAACGTTTACCGTGCGTCTGCCCTGGCATCTGACCGCCAAAACCGTCTCAAACCACCGATTCTAG
- a CDS encoding alpha-E domain-containing protein, giving the protein MLSRVADSIYWMNRYVERAENVARFVDVNLNLLLDAPLGMEQQWDPIVITTGDQETFRQRYGEATAENILKFLTFDREYPNSIISCLRSARENARSVREVISSEMWEQVNDFYLMVNEAADGGQLSELHHFFPQVKMASHLFAGVMDATMTHNEGWHFGQLGRLLERADKTARILDVKYYILLPAVTDVGSPLDDLQWIALLKSASAYEMYRKRQYRITPRGVTEFLILNREFPRSILFCLLQAERSLHEISGAAPGTWRTDSDRALGRLRSELDYLTIDEITQQGLHEFLDGLQVHLNKVGDKIFADFFTLESVV; this is encoded by the coding sequence ATGCTAAGCCGAGTTGCCGATTCAATTTACTGGATGAACCGCTATGTGGAGCGGGCAGAGAATGTGGCCCGTTTTGTGGATGTCAACCTGAATTTGCTGCTAGATGCTCCCCTGGGAATGGAACAGCAGTGGGACCCCATTGTTATCACCACGGGCGATCAGGAAACCTTCCGCCAGCGCTATGGGGAAGCCACGGCGGAAAACATCCTTAAATTTCTCACCTTTGATCGGGAATATCCCAATTCCATTATTTCGTGCTTGCGGTCGGCGCGAGAAAATGCACGCTCGGTGCGGGAGGTCATTTCCTCAGAAATGTGGGAGCAGGTGAATGACTTTTATCTGATGGTCAACGAGGCCGCTGACGGGGGGCAACTGTCAGAATTACATCACTTCTTTCCCCAGGTCAAAATGGCGAGTCACCTGTTTGCCGGGGTGATGGATGCCACCATGACCCACAATGAAGGCTGGCACTTTGGGCAGTTGGGTCGGCTGCTGGAACGAGCCGATAAAACCGCCCGCATCCTAGATGTGAAGTACTATATTCTGCTGCCTGCGGTGACAGACGTTGGGTCGCCCCTGGATGACCTGCAATGGATTGCGCTGCTGAAGTCTGCCAGCGCCTACGAAATGTATCGCAAGCGCCAGTACCGTATTACTCCCCGGGGCGTGACAGAATTTCTGATTTTGAACCGCGAATTTCCTCGCTCTATTCTCTTTTGTCTACTCCAGGCAGAGCGGTCTCTGCACGAAATCTCCGGCGCAGCTCCCGGCACCTGGCGCACGGATAGCGACCGAGCCCTGGGCCGACTGCGTTCAGAACTGGATTACCTCACCATCGACGAAATTACCCAGCAAGGTCTCCACGAATTTTTGGATGGTCTACAAGTTCACCTCAATAAGGTAGGCGATAAAATTTTTGCGGATTTCTTTACCCTAGAATCGGTGGTTTGA
- a CDS encoding putative quinol monooxygenase produces the protein MRTITTVIAKAGQEDVLKGLMTEVADLARQEAGCLRYDLWQGHANRAEFVALGEWQDDPAFQTYARSSYLEELMREIPELVAHPPDVQWYTWVL, from the coding sequence GTGCGCACAATAACCACGGTAATCGCGAAGGCAGGGCAGGAGGATGTCCTCAAAGGGTTGATGACGGAAGTTGCTGACTTGGCCCGTCAGGAGGCGGGCTGTTTACGCTACGACCTCTGGCAGGGGCACGCCAACCGAGCTGAGTTTGTAGCCCTTGGGGAATGGCAGGATGACCCAGCGTTCCAGACCTATGCCCGCTCGTCCTACCTGGAGGAACTGATGCGGGAAATCCCTGAGTTGGTGGCCCATCCGCCCGACGTGCAGTGGTATACCTGGGTGCTCTAG